In Acidicapsa ligni, a single window of DNA contains:
- a CDS encoding beta-glucosidase, protein MQNLRNISSQSVFRAVFCIPFVALAVFGIAVSPVPAGAQTQVPALSGPVPDSPAIEAEAHAILAKLTLDQKVELLGGVDNMYTYAEPSANLPQFKMSDGPLGVRSWGPTTAYAGGASLAASWDPELARKVGEGLGRDARARGVNFLLALGVNIVRSPVNGRDFEYLSEDPYLNAHLAVPYIQGVQSQGVSATVKHFAANNQEYDRHNVSSDVDERTLRELYFPAFEAAVKVAKVDAVMNSYNLLDGVHATQNAFLNLKVLKGEWGFQGLLMSDWDATYSAIGAANNGLDLEMPYAKFMNRKELLPAIKDGRVKEATIDDKILRMLRVALRYNWIGPNARPQTVDSLSLYSLADRAAALQGARESITLLKNENHALPIDASKVKTIALIGPDAYPAVPGGGGSSQAQAFEPVSILAGLTSLAAESGANVVYARGLPQVNDIFSKTHFEGDAQIETFANHEFSGASVKSHQAQINDLKPAMWDATDPNPRSLRYTATYKPKESGKYLLLVAASGEDSFSVKVDGKQVLDQPHREGQIPLSTTIELTAGQPIHIVADYVPHTPGVRLSLGLAPESSLISPEALRLAKMADVVVLSIGFDADTESEGYDRTFELPWGQDALIDAIVAVNPKAIVSLTAGGAVDTRRWLDKVPALLQTFYPGQEGGTAVAEVLLGKQNPEGRLAVTFDRTWQENPSYNFYYSKVEADGIPHVKYGDKLMVGYRYWTTTGKHALYPFGYGLSYTTFKFGSLSVPQTVKVGGTVDVSFDVTNTGSVAGAEVAQLYVSEPAMTGAGAKVPRPERELKGFEKVRLAPGETKHVTLSLNARDFSYWDEATKNWKMDAGKFLIHVGDSSESTPLEASITSVE, encoded by the coding sequence ATGCAAAATCTTAGAAACATCTCTAGTCAATCGGTTTTCCGCGCAGTTTTCTGCATCCCTTTCGTTGCTCTCGCTGTCTTCGGAATCGCGGTATCGCCGGTCCCTGCCGGAGCTCAAACCCAGGTTCCGGCGTTATCCGGTCCCGTTCCCGATTCGCCAGCCATTGAAGCGGAGGCGCATGCCATTCTGGCAAAGCTTACGCTCGATCAGAAAGTCGAACTGCTGGGCGGAGTCGACAATATGTACACCTACGCCGAACCGTCGGCCAATCTGCCTCAGTTCAAAATGTCAGACGGACCGCTCGGCGTGCGTAGCTGGGGGCCGACCACGGCCTACGCCGGTGGAGCATCTCTGGCCGCCTCGTGGGACCCGGAATTGGCCCGCAAGGTAGGCGAAGGACTCGGCCGCGATGCTCGCGCGCGCGGCGTCAACTTCCTGCTTGCGCTTGGCGTGAATATTGTTCGTTCGCCGGTTAATGGCCGCGATTTCGAATATCTCTCGGAAGATCCATACCTCAATGCGCATCTTGCAGTGCCCTATATCCAGGGCGTGCAGTCGCAGGGAGTAAGCGCAACCGTCAAGCATTTTGCTGCCAACAATCAGGAGTATGACCGCCACAACGTCAGCTCCGATGTCGATGAGCGCACGCTTCGCGAACTTTATTTTCCTGCTTTTGAAGCTGCTGTAAAGGTTGCCAAGGTCGATGCGGTTATGAACTCGTATAACTTGCTCGACGGTGTTCATGCCACGCAGAACGCATTTCTCAATCTCAAGGTGCTCAAAGGGGAATGGGGCTTTCAAGGCTTGCTCATGTCGGATTGGGATGCGACCTATAGCGCGATTGGCGCGGCGAACAACGGTCTCGACCTTGAAATGCCTTATGCAAAGTTCATGAACAGGAAAGAGCTGCTGCCTGCGATCAAAGACGGTAGGGTCAAGGAAGCGACCATCGATGACAAGATTCTGCGTATGCTTCGCGTAGCTTTGCGTTACAACTGGATCGGTCCCAATGCTCGTCCTCAGACTGTCGATAGCCTTTCTCTTTATTCGCTTGCCGATCGCGCAGCTGCATTACAGGGCGCTCGCGAAAGCATCACGCTGCTCAAGAATGAGAACCATGCTCTGCCCATCGATGCGAGCAAAGTCAAGACGATTGCGCTCATCGGTCCTGACGCTTATCCCGCAGTGCCGGGCGGCGGAGGCTCATCGCAAGCCCAGGCTTTTGAACCGGTCAGCATCCTTGCCGGACTCACGTCCCTTGCTGCGGAATCAGGGGCGAACGTGGTCTATGCGCGGGGGCTTCCCCAGGTCAACGACATTTTCAGCAAGACGCACTTTGAAGGTGATGCGCAGATCGAGACCTTTGCGAACCACGAATTTTCCGGCGCGTCGGTCAAGAGCCACCAGGCTCAGATCAACGACCTCAAGCCGGCCATGTGGGATGCCACCGATCCCAACCCGCGCAGCCTGCGCTACACGGCCACTTACAAGCCGAAAGAAAGTGGCAAATATCTATTGCTCGTTGCTGCTTCTGGCGAGGACTCCTTTAGCGTCAAGGTAGACGGTAAGCAGGTTCTCGACCAGCCGCATCGCGAGGGGCAGATTCCGCTTTCTACCACGATCGAACTTACGGCCGGACAGCCTATTCACATCGTTGCGGACTACGTGCCGCATACTCCCGGTGTGCGCCTTTCGCTGGGTCTCGCGCCGGAGTCGTCGCTTATTTCGCCCGAGGCTCTTCGCCTCGCCAAGATGGCCGATGTTGTGGTGCTATCAATCGGCTTTGATGCCGATACGGAGAGCGAGGGTTATGATCGTACCTTTGAGCTGCCCTGGGGGCAGGATGCCCTGATCGACGCGATTGTGGCAGTCAATCCTAAAGCTATCGTCTCTCTTACTGCCGGTGGAGCGGTCGATACACGGCGCTGGCTGGATAAGGTTCCTGCGCTGCTGCAGACTTTCTATCCTGGGCAGGAAGGCGGCACCGCGGTAGCGGAAGTGCTGCTTGGAAAGCAGAATCCTGAAGGCAGACTGGCTGTCACCTTCGATCGCACATGGCAGGAAAATCCGTCGTATAACTTCTATTACTCAAAGGTAGAGGCCGACGGTATTCCGCATGTGAAGTACGGCGACAAGCTGATGGTTGGCTATCGCTACTGGACGACGACAGGGAAGCATGCGCTGTATCCGTTTGGCTATGGCCTGAGCTATACCACGTTCAAGTTCGGCAGCCTATCCGTGCCCCAGACAGTCAAGGTTGGCGGTACAGTCGATGTCAGCTTTGACGTAACCAACACTGGTAGTGTGGCTGGTGCTGAAGTTGCACAGCTTTATGTGTCCGAACCGGCAATGACCGGTGCTGGAGCAAAGGTTCCCCGTCCTGAGCGTGAGCTGAAGGGCTTTGAAAAAGTCCGCCTGGCGCCTGGAGAAACCAAGCACGTCACTTTGAGCCTGAACGCCCGCGACTTTTCTTACTGGGACGAGGCCACAAAGAATTGGAAGATGGACGCTGGTAAATTCCTGATTCATGTGGGTGATTCTTCGGAATCCACTCCGCTGGAAGCAAGCATTACCTCAGTCGAATAA
- the xylB gene encoding xylulokinase has product MWFLGMDVGTSGTRAVLIDERGQVVSSASEEHAAFRAPHPGWAEQDPEDWWRAAQIAIRGALAAAPLPHEPVAGVGLTGQMHGAVLLDKAGVVLRPSLIWCDTRTQPQCDWLHETIGYERLIELTCNPALPNFTLTKLLWVKEHEPEIFARTAHILCPKDYVRFRLTGAYAIDVQEASGTLLLDVTNRRWSSEVAAAAGIPESWLPELYESPEVCATLSAEAASLIGLTAGTPVVAGAGDQGAGAVGMGILQPGSVSATIGTSGVVFAATAAPIKDPKGRLHTFCHAVPGRWHVMGVTQSAGLSLRWLKETFFAGDNYDSLSAAAGKIAPGSEGLEWAPYLLGERTPHLDPEVRAAFAGISTNHSAAHFVRAVLEGVAYSLEDTFTLFAALGIPVSGIRLGGGGARGPLWRQIQAAVYGHAVEVLVAEEGGAFGAALMAGVGAGAWPDLDAACAAGISVAERIEPDPKWEAAYSSGYAKWRKLYPALATLR; this is encoded by the coding sequence ATGTGGTTCCTCGGCATGGATGTAGGTACAAGCGGCACACGCGCAGTTTTGATTGACGAGCGGGGACAAGTCGTCAGCTCTGCCTCCGAAGAACATGCAGCCTTCCGCGCTCCCCATCCGGGGTGGGCCGAGCAGGACCCAGAAGACTGGTGGCGCGCTGCGCAGATCGCCATTCGCGGAGCGCTGGCTGCTGCTCCGCTGCCGCATGAGCCTGTTGCTGGTGTTGGGCTGACCGGCCAGATGCATGGGGCTGTTCTGCTGGATAAAGCTGGTGTCGTGCTGCGCCCGTCGCTTATCTGGTGCGATACTCGCACCCAGCCGCAGTGCGATTGGCTGCATGAAACCATCGGCTACGAGCGCCTCATCGAGTTGACCTGCAACCCTGCGCTGCCAAATTTCACGCTGACCAAGCTGCTTTGGGTGAAAGAACACGAGCCGGAAATCTTTGCTCGCACTGCCCATATTCTCTGCCCCAAGGATTATGTCCGCTTTCGCCTCACCGGCGCTTACGCCATTGATGTGCAGGAAGCCAGCGGCACACTGCTGCTGGATGTGACGAATCGCCGCTGGTCTTCTGAAGTAGCCGCGGCTGCTGGAATTCCTGAAAGCTGGCTGCCCGAGCTATACGAATCACCCGAGGTCTGCGCCACGCTTTCTGCGGAAGCGGCAAGCCTTATCGGCCTCACCGCCGGGACTCCGGTGGTGGCAGGAGCGGGAGACCAGGGTGCAGGAGCGGTTGGCATGGGCATTCTGCAGCCGGGCTCTGTCTCCGCGACTATTGGAACTTCGGGCGTGGTTTTCGCCGCGACTGCCGCGCCGATCAAAGATCCCAAAGGCCGCCTGCATACTTTCTGTCACGCTGTGCCGGGCCGCTGGCATGTCATGGGCGTCACGCAATCGGCGGGATTAAGTCTGCGCTGGCTCAAGGAAACCTTCTTCGCGGGCGATAATTACGATTCGCTCAGCGCTGCGGCAGGCAAGATTGCGCCAGGCAGCGAGGGTCTCGAATGGGCTCCCTACCTGCTGGGCGAACGCACGCCGCATCTCGACCCCGAAGTTCGAGCAGCTTTTGCGGGCATCTCCACAAATCACAGCGCGGCCCATTTTGTGCGGGCGGTGCTCGAAGGCGTGGCTTATTCGCTTGAAGATACCTTTACTCTCTTCGCGGCCCTGGGAATTCCAGTGAGCGGCATTCGTCTTGGAGGCGGCGGTGCACGCGGCCCACTCTGGCGGCAGATTCAGGCGGCTGTTTATGGTCATGCTGTTGAAGTGCTTGTCGCAGAGGAGGGCGGGGCCTTTGGAGCAGCGCTTATGGCCGGAGTTGGCGCGGGGGCGTGGCCTGATCTCGACGCGGCATGTGCAGCGGGCATCAGCGTCGCTGAGCGCATTGAACCCGATCCAAAGTGGGAAGCAGCTTACAGCTCCGGCTACGCGAAATGGCGCAAACTGTATCCAGCGCTGGCGACGCTGCGCTAG